Proteins encoded by one window of Fusobacterium sp.:
- a CDS encoding UxaA family hydrolase: MEKQGVIVTKNDSLATATVDLKKGDIAKMFLGDEVIEVVMKEDVRFGHKFAIKDIKKGEHVIKYSESIGTATQDISIGEHVHVHNVESDRGRGDKKHQ; the protein is encoded by the coding sequence ATGGAAAAACAAGGTGTTATAGTAACAAAAAATGATTCTTTAGCTACTGCAACTGTTGATTTAAAAAAAGGAGATATTGCCAAAATGTTTCTGGGGGATGAAGTAATTGAAGTAGTTATGAAAGAAGATGTTAGATTTGGTCACAAATTTGCTATTAAAGACATTAAAAAAGGGGAACATGTTATAAAATACAGTGAAAGTATTGGAACTGCAACTCAAGATATTTCTATAGGGGAACATGTTCATGTCCATAATGTAGAAAGTGATAGAGGAAGAGGAGATAAAAAACATCAATAA